Within Deltaproteobacteria bacterium, the genomic segment AAATGTGGTCCATTGAGGTCAGACCTGGGATCCTGGCCGGAAGAGTTCGAAGGCCCATGGAAACCATCGGGGCTTATGTCCCCGGAGGTCAGGCCAATTATCCTTCAAGCGTCCTGATGAATATCCTACCTGCCCGGGTAGCCGGGGTGAAGACCATTGTGGCCTGCACCCCGCCGCAGAAAGGTATGAAGGCCGATCCCGTTACCATAGTGGCCGCCCATATTGCCGGGGCGGATTATCTTTTCAAAGTTGGCGGGCCATGGGCCGTGGCCGGGATGGCTTATGGTACCGAATCCATACCTAAAGTGGATAAAATTGTCGGGCCGGGCAATAAATTTGTGACCGCGGCCAAGATGGCCGTCTTTGGGACGGTTGATATTGATTCTCCGGCCGGACCGAGCGAAGCCCTGATTATTGCGGACGAGACGGCCCGGCCGGAGTGGATGACCTGGGATTTTCTTTCCCAAATCGAGCACGATCCGGATGCCGGGGCCGTTTTAGTGACCCCCTCCCGGAAATTGGCCGAAAGGGTCTGTGATATTATCAATCAAGAGCTGCCAGGATTGGATAGAAGGGAAATCATTCAGACGGCCCTGACCCGTCATTCGGCGGTTCTGGTCACTTCCACTCTTATGGAAGCGGTAGATTTTGCCAATGCTTATGCGGCTGAGCATTTGCAGATTGTGACCGATGATCCCTGGATTATTTTGCCGAGGATCAACCATGCCGGCTCAATTTTCATGGGTCCATATGCACCGGTTCCAGCCGGCGATTATGCCTCGGGGACCAATCATGTCTTACCTACCGGTGGCTGTGCCAGGATGTTTTCCGGACTCTCGGTGGATGATTTTATCAAAAAGCCGACCTTTCAGTATCTGAGCCGGAAGGGTTTACAGGATTTAAAGAAAACCATCACCCTGTTGGCCAAAAAGGAAGGTCTGCCGCTCCATGCCAGGGCAGTGGAGGAAAGGTTTAAATAAAAAACAGGTACAAGGTATAAGGTTCAAGTCCAGGGGAAAGATCTTAAACCTCAAACCTCAAATCTTGAACCTTATACCTTTTCTTTACCTGCTGCTTCAAATCCCAAGTCAAAGGCCTTCAGATTGATTGCCCAAAGTTTTTCTTTGAGATTCATCTTGAGGGCCTCTTTCATTTGATCGGCTGTGACGGGAACGGTGTTGCTTTGGGCCAAGGCCCCCAGCATGACGACATTAACGGCCAGGGCCGAGCCGGCCTCGGCGGCCAGGGCGTCGGCGTTAAGAGCGATCAGCCGTTTTACTTTTTCCCGGATGAGCTTCAGGGCTTCTTTTATATCGGGATAAACCCCCTTGCCGACAGCAACGGTAAAAGGCATTAAAGGGGTCACGTTGGTAATTACTGTGCTCGATTTGGAGCATTTTCCCAGGGCCCGCAAGGTTTCGGAAGGTTCGAAACCGATGAGCACATCGGCCTCTCCATCAGAGAC encodes:
- the hisD gene encoding histidinol dehydrogenase, which produces EETRDIVRGVQKGGDQVILKHYRKHKSDIRLKDLLVQPEEIKASYKLVDKAVQQALKKAAQNIVKFHQAQLEREMWSIEVRPGILAGRVRRPMETIGAYVPGGQANYPSSVLMNILPARVAGVKTIVACTPPQKGMKADPVTIVAAHIAGADYLFKVGGPWAVAGMAYGTESIPKVDKIVGPGNKFVTAAKMAVFGTVDIDSPAGPSEALIIADETARPEWMTWDFLSQIEHDPDAGAVLVTPSRKLAERVCDIINQELPGLDRREIIQTALTRHSAVLVTSTLMEAVDFANAYAAEHLQIVTDDPWIILPRINHAGSIFMGPYAPVPAGDYASGTNHVLPTGGCARMFSGLSVDDFIKKPTFQYLSRKGLQDLKKTITLLAKKEGLPLHARAVEERFK
- a CDS encoding indolepyruvate oxidoreductase subunit beta yields the protein MDIRRIVFVGVGGQGNLLSSRVLGEAALLAGIPVNVSEVHGMAQRGGVVESAVVLGGALSSIVSDGEADVLIGFEPSETLRALGKCSKSSTVITNVTPLMPFTVAVGKGVYPDIKEALKLIREKVKRLIALNADALAAEAGSALAVNVVMLGALAQSNTVPVTADQMKEALKMNLKEKLWAINLKAFDLGFEAAGKEKV